Within the Trichoderma breve strain T069 chromosome 3, whole genome shotgun sequence genome, the region CTAGGGCGCGTTGTGTATTCGCGGATGACGGGGAGGCTTGACGGAGGAGCCTTTTCGCTAGTGGTGGCGGCGCTGGCGTCCTTGTtgtcgcagcagcaggacTTTTCGGCGCCCTTGATGATCTCGTCGAGTTCGCTGCTGATGTTGCTAGCTGCTGCAGAGACTGCGGAGATGCGGGAGGCGCTGCTGTCGTTGCGGGAGAGGGGGAGGCCGTCGGTGCCGAGGGCGGAGTTTGTGATTGCGACGTGGACGTTGACGGTGACGCCTTTTTGAACGAGGGATTCGCCTGCTTTTTGCGCACGTTGGACGTAGTATTCGATTTCCTTGAATGTTCGGGCGACGAGCAGCACTTCGACGCGCTTGACGCATCCCACGGAGTCGGCTTGAGCTGCGGCTTCTAGAAGAGGCAGAGTAAAAGATGCTCCGGTTGAGGCGCCGATGAGGACTATTGTTTCGTAAATGTCCCAGCGGGGAGGCGTTCCGTATGGGCCGGAGAGGAATCCGATGAGCGAAGCCTCGGGGTTCTTGGAGGCGTAGTCGTGGATGCGCTTGGAGAAGCCCTTGTGCTTGCGCAGGATCAGCTGGAtgctgttgcagcagcaggttCCCTCCATCTTGCGCGCGCAGGCAATGGTGTAAGGATGGGCTTCCAGGGGGCCCAACCGCGGAATCCACAGGTAAATGTGCTGGCCGGCGGCCCAGTCGAAGTGGACGTCCTTGATGGTGACGACGGTGGTTGAGTCGCCTACAGCTCGGGCGAGGATCTGGTGGCCAACTCGCCTCCGCCCCTGACAAGCCGATCCGCCGGCCTTGATACGCAGGTTCTGCCACAGGAGAAGCGCCCAGCGAGCGGCGCGgtcgaagacgaggaacgAGACGGCCAGccagaagaggaagcgggCGTTGGTGGGAATGTGCAGGTAAACGAGCACCAGCATGACGATGGACGAGGCGACGTGCTGCACCACCCAAAGCTCGTAGGCGATCCTCCGAATAGGTacgaagccgacgacgacgttCCACAGCAAGATGGCCCAGGCGCCGAGGCCGTACTTGACCATGGGCATGGCGTCCAGCTCGAGCTCGACAAAGTCGGCGCGCACCCACTCGGTCCAGAAGTTGAAGCCGTGGACGGTGCAGGTGACGAACATTGTGCGGGCCACCCAGCGGTGCAGCCAATTGAGACGCTCATGGCTGGTGCCGATGAGAAAACCGATGATGTTGACCTTggtggagaggaggaagagcatTGGGAGCTGGGTGAGGGTGACCCAGGCGTTGCGGTAGCCGATGCGCTCCCAGAAGTAGACGTCGTGGACGATGGAGCGCCAGGTCATGAAGTAGATGATGACGGCCCAGTAGCAGAGCAGGACGAGGACGCGGCCGAGGGGAGGGGGCGTGAGCCAGGTGAAGTGGCGGAGGGGGATGAAGAGCTGGGGATGGCTGATTTCGCGGACCATGGCGGTTGCGGTGGCCCAGGACTGGGAGAGGGGGCCATTGGGACGGGTTGGATGGGGGGATGATTGTGTACGAGCAGCTTTGAGTCTGTTTGAAAGAGTTAGTTGAGGGTTGAACAGttgagagggagggagagagagaggagttgaagaaggggggaTATGATGTGATACGGTGTATCTGGAGTGTAGAGTAGAGtatagatggatggattcaCATACCTCTTCACAGCACCGACGTGATTGACGCCACGAACCACCATCAACGATCCGACAACGGTTGCTGTAATGTACCAGTAGGCGCGGGCAAAGCGGTGGTTGACATCGGAGCCCATGCCCGTCATGCCAGTGCCGCTCATGTCCATGCCATCCATGGTGAGAGAGACTGTGAGGAAGATGTGTGAAAATGCGACGAATATGTATCTATAACGATGCAATGATGAAAGCCAAACAGGGGGTAGATCGATAGAGAATAACGTCAAGTCAACAGCGAGTAAGTGAGACAGAGCTGGCGCCTTTCAACCATGCATGTTTCGTCTTGAGCTATCAAAAACGACAAGACGGAAAAATCCTCCTTTCCTTGCTCGTGTCGCTCGACTACTCTTCTTGTATGTgcgaaaagaagagctgaaacGACAAACGATAACGTCAAACTTGTTCCTTGCCGTGTTCCGAGATCCAGGTGACAAGACAGCAAAAGAGGGTAAAGGTATAAGGTAATATGAGCAGGTTTGTCTGAGCGAAGCGGGCGGAGCAACAAGAAAGAACACGACCCAAATTAACTCGCTCACGGAGCCAATGTGGGGTTGGGTTTTAACTGTATGTTCTTTGGTGTGgagttttttcttctttgttcgGACTAAAAGCTGGAGCAAGCAAGGTATACGAGTTGTGTGTATTTGGAGTGAGATGCTTGTGTGTGCTCTGCTGACCAAGCTGCGTGGAAGCGGACGGTTCCGAGATTTTAATGCGAGGGCTGTTGTGTGTAGATGTTTCTTAAAATAAAGAACATACAGAGAGAtttaagaagaaaaaaggtgTCCTAGTTTTCTGCGATGCCGAAGAAGAATCGCTGGTGGTTTGTTAAAAGAGGTGGAGTGGTTTCAGGTGCAAGCGTTGCAAACGTCGAGGTGCCACGAGGCCGGCCCAAGACATTGATTGCAGCCAAAAGAGGGCATTCCAGCTCATGCATACAAAATACATACTAATACAAGAGAGAACTATCGATTTAATCTCTCCCTTCCACTGTAGAGTCTATCCGGCACCATCTCCGTCCGTGTTCCTCCCAGCTTCAAAAAAGACACCAAACCCTCAAAACTGCTCCCAACCAAAAATAATCCGCCGCAAACGCTTTTCGATAAACTTGCTCAAATGCTCTCAGATGGGTAACGCGGATGCGTGTGATTGGCTGGTTGTGCGCCTGGTCCCTGTTTTAGCCTCCCCGCCATTCGGGATCCGGAAATcgactttcttttttggactggctggaagatttggagaaAGATGGTAGGGGAAAGATGATGCTTAATATTTGATGTAAATTCTTGTTGCTATTCACTGCATGTAACGCAATTGgggccttctttttgcttggcaGTTGGCTATGTTAGTACTTGGCATGTATGACTCTGTAGATCTTCTAACAAAAGCTGTGAGACATTGCTCAACCCATCCGTGACGGATTCAGCCTCCATGTTTGCTACAGTCTCCCCTCCAATGACTTGACTCTTGTACAAGAACACAATCAGATCTCCCGTATCGTTCTCGTCTCACCCGGAAGCCGCAAAGAATATCTTGCTCAAACTTGATCCAAGCTACCGTTTCAATCTTTGCCCCCCCTGCCACTCGTAGTCATACATAGTCCGGAGAGCCCATTGTTTAGTGGCGCCATCTCCCTTTCCAAGGGCCCCTGGTGGAGCATTGCAGTTTGTCCAGTCCTGTTCTCCATGTGTTTGCTATAAGTTGAAATACAGCTGGCAGCCTCGCCAAGCTTCTCCCCCCTCAACCAcctctctccagctctcaATTGCATTCcaatctctcttcctttctcttcctcgtctgtcttccatcttcatacCTTTCACttctcatcaccatccaccAAACCCAAAACCGCCCAAGATGCGTACCTCCGCCATCCTCCCCGCCATCCTCTCCCTGGCCTCCGTCTCCTCGGCCCATTTCCTCCTCAACTACCCAACCTCCATCGgcttcgacgacgacaaagaGGGCACCTCCCCCTGCGGCGGCTTCACCCCCGACACCTCGTCCGGCTCCAAGCAGCTCGTCGACTTCCACGTCGGCGGCGACTCGCTGGCCATGCGCTCAACCCACCCGCAGACCTCGTGGCTGTTCCGCGCCACCCTCGACGGCACCGGCGAGTCTGGCTGGCAGCAAATCTTCCCCATTGTCCAGCAGAGCGGCCTGGGCAACTTTTGCGAGCCCCAGGTCGTCCTGCCCTCCAGCTGGGCCGGCAAGAAGGGCGTCGTCGGCGTTGTTGCTGATGGCCCTGACGGTCTCCTCTACCAGGTATGTTGATGTTTTCCAGGCTTGTGTTGCCACGGGACGATGATGTCTCAGAAATCCAATGTCTCTGGATCAAGACTAACCACAAACACAGTGCGTTGCTGCCAACTTCGTCTCTGGATCCGTCGACCCTCCCAGCGCCTGCAAGAACGCAACCGTCACCGCGTCCTTTGCCAGCGATCCCAAGCTCTCCGCCCTCGTGTCTGGAAGCACCTCAGGCAGCTCCTCCAACAGCACTAGCACCGGATCGCCTTCGACTTCCACCACGGCTTCGACCACTCAGagcagtgctgctgctgctagcactTCCAACGCTGCCAACGCGCTGCATGCTTCATGGTCCGTTTCTGCAGTCAACCTGGGCAGCGCCTTGACTGGCCTGTCCATGCTTCTTGCTGGCGGTGCCTTGATGATTTAAGACGAAAAGGGGATTCGGAGGGGAAAATTGGGAATTCTTTGTTACTAAGGGGCGCTATATAAAgtctgcttttttttatcaGTCATGAGAGCATGCATGATGACATGGGAGTTTTAATAAACGGAACTGATTCTTCTTTACCAATCAATGGCTtgtgtctttgtctttttcccCCCATTTGTTGTGAATTTCGCcagtgtcttgtcttgtctgtgtCTTGGTTCATTCTGCTCCCTTGACAGACATGTTGATCCGCCCAATTGCAGATTCTTGAGCCTCAACACATCATCGATCAATCAATTAAATCTTCAATTATCATCACTAGAATCAACAAATCGCATCGCCTCTCCTCACCACCCACGTGCGCCTCTGCTTACCCCCGAAAACCTCCAGCAAATCGGTTGAATCCTCCCTCTTACGCCTTCTCCACCGTCTCCACACGCATTTGTCCACCGCCACTAAACTCCAACTCTCTGTTCCTGAACCAGCCGCAAGTCTGCTTCACTTTCATCACCAGAACAATGGCCAATTGGCGTCTTGCTGTTGATTTCTCAGGGCGTATCAGAGGCTGAAATGGCGCATGTTCTGGTTATCGTCTGATAATACAAGGCGGATTCACTGCAATTCCAATTGGTCGAGTATTCAGCCGTCTACTGCATGCATTCATGTGCCGAGATACATGCCTCTGCCTTTCAATGAGTGACGCGCTGCTATAATCGCGATATCCCATCAATCGGCGGGCACAATTCTCCAAAAGCTTCAAGCCGCCTCATCTTAGTTACTTGTTACTCTTATACTTTTTTCGGAATCTTCCATGTCTGTTGATACTCTTATCCTTTCCTAACCTTATTCTacgccatcaccatgggaGACCTTTTCAACATGGTGGGATAtcccgccatggctggcatAGACATGAACAAAATCCTTCTGTCGCCCTcttcccattcccattctcatcctcaattTCCCATCCTTCAGAAACCACATCTACCAGGCCACAGACCTTCTCCCGCCATGGATGTTACAATCACTCAAGCGCTTTCTATCATctccgccgccatcttcacccTCTACATCAGCAGAAATATCATCAGGGATCAGCTACCTCTATGGCTAAGACCATTTGCTCAAGAAACCGAGCCCGATGGGTTCAAGCGACGCTTCTGGTCCTTCTGGACCATCCCCCTGCTTCTCATTAGCGTTGCTGGTGTCGTCCTCTCTTTTGTtcccgtcatcatcaacccaACTCGCTACTTATATCTCTGGGAAATGATTCCGTGGACTTTTGCTCTCCTTATCACCATGATTGATCGCCCGACCAAGACTCCTCGGCTCTTGTTAATCCAATATGTGGCCATTCTCGGTGCTAGCACCGCCATATACGCCGTCCGGTTCCTGGAACACACTCTGTACGCCCTCGACTACTTTCGAATTGCGAGAATGGctctctgcttcttgtccatcatcctcatcggcatGATGCCTCTCCGTGAGCCTTCGTGGGGGAACAAGGACATTGGCCAACCAGGCGGCCAACCATCGCGCAATCTTCGTAGCCCAGAGGACGATCTGAGTCTCTTTCGCTTCTGGACCATGAGCTGGGTCAATCCCCTGGCCGCGCTCTGCCGCAAGAGGGAAATCACAGAGGAAGATGTCTGGCAGCTCCCCTACGAGTTCCAGCATTCGCGCCTGTACATGGCCTTTCGCGACCTTCAGGGCAAGCTTCTCTTGTGCCTTATTGAGGCTAATGGCCTTGACCTGTCCATTGCCACGCTGCTCGCCGTGTCCGAGAGAGTTGCCGAGGTATCCAACATTCGACTGACGAGCAAGCTTTACAACGCTCTGGATTCCGGCAATCCTGCCGATGCTACCTTTTGGTGTCTTGTGATGCTGGTTCTGGATGTCGTTCGCCAGCTGTGCAAGACGACGTCCTCTTGGTACTCTCGCAAGGCATATGAGCGCTCTCGCGGAGAGGCCTTCATCGCTCTCTTTGGCAAGCTCCTGACTCGCGCTGTGCCAGGCTCAGACGTGACAGAGAAAGGcgccgatgaagaaggacaGGCCACTCAGGCACCTAATACAAAATCCAAGACCTTCTTTGGCAGAATGCTTTGGAAAATGTCTGGCCCTCCCAAGCAGAGCTCCAAAGCAGTCACCGGCCCAGCCTCCAACGCCAAAGTCGTCAATCTGGTTCGAGGAGACACGTATGAAATCTCGCAGCGATTTTGGGACTTTTCAAAGCTCGTGTCCCAGCCCATCAAGGTCGCTGTCACCATGTGGTACCTCATTGACATCATGGGCTGGCCTTCAGCCATTGGCTTCGTGCTCATGATTGTGTTCCTGACGATTAATTCGGTGCTGGTTCGCAAACTGATCAAACTCGAACGGCAGAGGACAACCATTTCCGATAAACGTGCGCAGGCCGTCTCCCACTTCGTCGAGGCCAGTCGTCCCCTCAAGCTCAACGGCTGGACAGCCACTTGGAGTACTAGAATCATGAAATTCCGAGCCATGGAAATGGCCAAGCGTCTGAGTATCGCCCACGTCTCTGCTGCCATTTCTACTGTCAGCGTCACTGGCGGAACGTCTTATCCCCTGGCTAGCATTGCCTTGTACACCCTCATCCTTCGACAGGGTCTACCCAACGATGTCATTTGGCCGTCGCTGCAATTGTTCTCTCAACTGGAAATGAGCGTCAAGGAGGCTTTTGATCTCATCTCTGCCTACTGGAAAGCCACCATCCCCATTGAGCGAGTCAACAAGTACATGAGCGAGCCCGACAGAGACGACATCTCCAATAGCCCCAGCAGCGTCACAGATATTGAATTCCGCAACGCATCGTTCTCCTGGCCTTCAACTGACAAGCTTATCCTCCGGGATCTCAAATTCAAGTTCGCCAGGGGCCTTACCGTCATCAGAGGCAAGGTCGGCGCCGGCAAGTCCAGtcttctcctcgccgccctcaACGAGATGGAGCTTCACGAAGGCGATCTTATCAGACCGGACGTCCCCGTGGCCTATGCCCAGCAACTCCCGTTCCTGCAGAACAAGACGATACGAGAAAACATAGTCTTTCACCAGCCGTTTGACTCTACGAGATACCGCCAGGTTCTGCATGCGTGCGCTCTCCTCCCTGACCTTGCTTCGCTCCCTGATGGAGATCAGACaaagcttgaagaaggcggcgttGGCCTTTCTGGTGGTCAAAAGGCCCGTGTAGCCCTTGCCAGAGCGGTTTACAGCCAGTGCAGGATTATGCTCCTTGATGATCCGCTGGCTGCTCTGGATCACGATACCGCCACTGCCATTGTCCGCCGCTTTCTCCAGGGTCCTCTTGCCGAAGGTCGCACCATTGTCATGGTGACTCATCGAGATGATCTTGTTCTCCGTATTGCCGACCAGGTGATTGACCTTGCTGATGGACAGGCAACGGTGCTTTCAGAGGAGCAGGTCAAGCAAGAGCTCGAGCACCCCTATCATGAAAGCGGAAAGACAGCACACGATGACACCGAGACGGCTCACGACATTCACGCCGAGGATATTGCTATGCTCAAGGACGCACCAGAAGAGCCGGCCAAGACTGGAAGCGTGTCCCTCAGCGTCTATACCGAATACATCAAGGCGGGTGGATGGCATCTTTGGGTCTTCCTCGGGCTTGCATACGGCGCATCTCGGTTCCTCGACATATCGAGAGCCCGACTGTTGGAGGCTTGGGGCGCGGATTCTGCTGCAAA harbors:
- a CDS encoding ferric reductase like transmembrane component domain-containing protein; this translates as MDGMDMSGTGMTGMGSDVNHRFARAYWYITATVVGSLMVVRGVNHVGAVKRLKAARTQSSPHPTRPNGPLSQSWATATAMVREISHPQLFIPLRHFTWLTPPPLGRVLVLLCYWAVIIYFMTWRSIVHDVYFWERIGYRNAWVTLTQLPMLFLLSTKVNIIGFLIGTSHERLNWLHRWVARTMFVTCTVHGFNFWTEWVRADFVELELDAMPMVKYGLGAWAILLWNVVVGFVPIRRIAYELWVVQHVASSIVMLVLVYLHIPTNARFLFWLAVSFLVFDRAARWALLLWQNLRIKAGGSACQGRRRVGHQILARAVGDSTTVVTIKDVHFDWAAGQHIYLWIPRLGPLEAHPYTIACARKMEGTCCCNSIQLILRKHKGFSKRIHDYASKNPEASLIGFLSGPYGTPPRWDIYETIVLIGASTGASFTLPLLEAAAQADSVGCVKRVEVLLVARTFKEIEYYVQRAQKAGESLVQKGVTVNVHVAITNSALGTDGLPLSRNDSSASRISAVSAAASNISSELDEIIKGAEKSCCCDNKDASAATTSEKAPPSSLPVIREYTTRPSIEQLIRQPVEAAYGETAVVVCGGPEIVASTRNCVSRLSDERAVHKGTGAQGIYLHVEEYSF
- a CDS encoding ABC transporter domain-containing protein; the protein is MGDLFNMVGYPAMAGIDMNKILLSPSSHSHSHPQFPILQKPHLPGHRPSPAMDVTITQALSIISAAIFTLYISRNIIRDQLPLWLRPFAQETEPDGFKRRFWSFWTIPLLLISVAGVVLSFVPVIINPTRYLYLWEMIPWTFALLITMIDRPTKTPRLLLIQYVAILGASTAIYAVRFLEHTLYALDYFRIARMALCFLSIILIGMMPLREPSWGNKDIGQPGGQPSRNLRSPEDDLSLFRFWTMSWVNPLAALCRKREITEEDVWQLPYEFQHSRLYMAFRDLQGKLLLCLIEANGLDLSIATLLAVSERVAEVSNIRLTSKLYNALDSGNPADATFWCLVMLVLDVVRQLCKTTSSWYSRKAYERSRGEAFIALFGKLLTRAVPGSDVTEKGADEEGQATQAPNTKSKTFFGRMLWKMSGPPKQSSKAVTGPASNAKVVNLVRGDTYEISQRFWDFSKLVSQPIKVAVTMWYLIDIMGWPSAIGFVLMIVFLTINSVLVRKLIKLERQRTTISDKRAQAVSHFVEASRPLKLNGWTATWSTRIMKFRAMEMAKRLSIAHVSAAISTVSVTGGTSYPLASIALYTLILRQGLPNDVIWPSLQLFSQLEMSVKEAFDLISAYWKATIPIERVNKYMSEPDRDDISNSPSSVTDIEFRNASFSWPSTDKLILRDLKFKFARGLTVIRGKVGAGKSSLLLAALNEMELHEGDLIRPDVPVAYAQQLPFLQNKTIRENIVFHQPFDSTRYRQVLHACALLPDLASLPDGDQTKLEEGGVGLSGGQKARVALARAVYSQCRIMLLDDPLAALDHDTATAIVRRFLQGPLAEGRTIVMVTHRDDLVLRIADQVIDLADGQATVLSEEQVKQELEHPYHESGKTAHDDTETAHDIHAEDIAMLKDAPEEPAKTGSVSLSVYTEYIKAGGWHLWVFLGLAYGASRFLDISRARLLEAWGADSAANDTKNVYWNLPRPDSHPLPWLLVLAGLSAGQIVTYAAAQLLLARIGVNAAQGLFKGAIDRVSRATFRYHDTTPTGQLKNRLIADMGMVDGGIVAPLESFVFNLIALVMSMVAIATHQPLLLAILGVVAILFVYFFRIYVPVSRCLRRMEMRYLTPIIANIGVMQDGLVTIRALRVEKHFQDRHLDAVDDFQKQDHFFWSMAFWLDFRLSLSSVVTRTALILFMIWRRMPASAVGFVLTQTIIAMSAVQQLCEKFAQLQLDAVSLERVNMLNQIPEEPKGEQDPPEDWPRPCDNVRFEQMSFKYGSHLPSVLDKVSFEIPGGSTCAVLGRTGSGKSTIANALLMTQAPFEGTLKVGSVDLSQVDRTALRNRITFIQQDPTLFPGTLRDNIDPGADFSNEECLNAIHRVLGPEWNLESQIDAAGKNLSQGQRQLVGIARAVLRRSGLVILDEATASIDRATAATVQRVLRSELSKSTVITIAHRLEAVEDATWCLRLDHGRVVECGPARDLAGSGERNDE